From one Suicoccus acidiformans genomic stretch:
- a CDS encoding ABC transporter substrate-binding protein, whose product MRKTWQGILSLLMILSIAFVPVNAMDVEATSTDATEITDMLGRELTVVNELRRIVVLNPADAEILVALGADELIVGRGEYVDYPANRMENIPTVGSGENLNLEEILALQPQLVVDTAMSFSPVEMERLEEAGIPVYVTDASTIAEVYEAIQGLAKLVNKEAEGEALIAEMQATFEEYTHLAKEATEEEHTIYYEISPLEFGLWTAGQGTFMDEIGQMLQVNNIFAEVEGWAEISPEQVLDLNPDYIVTTSMPADGFDPIDELLNRTGWQDVTAIDRQQVFQANADEFTRPGPRLTDAIESLYHFIYEE is encoded by the coding sequence AGGCTACAAGCACTGACGCAACAGAGATAACGGATATGTTAGGTCGGGAGTTGACTGTGGTCAATGAGTTAAGACGCATCGTGGTTTTAAATCCCGCCGATGCAGAGATTCTTGTGGCTTTAGGGGCTGATGAGTTAATCGTTGGGCGAGGTGAATACGTGGACTACCCAGCAAATAGGATGGAAAATATTCCTACGGTGGGGTCTGGCGAGAACCTAAATCTGGAAGAAATACTCGCTTTACAGCCGCAACTGGTAGTTGATACAGCTATGTCCTTCTCCCCAGTTGAGATGGAGCGCCTTGAGGAAGCAGGAATTCCTGTCTACGTTACTGACGCCTCAACGATTGCTGAAGTCTATGAAGCCATCCAAGGCTTGGCTAAACTCGTAAATAAAGAAGCCGAAGGGGAGGCCCTCATCGCTGAAATGCAAGCGACTTTTGAAGAATATACCCACTTGGCAAAGGAAGCGACCGAGGAAGAACACACAATATATTATGAAATCTCGCCCCTTGAATTTGGCCTGTGGACAGCTGGACAAGGGACATTCATGGATGAAATTGGCCAAATGCTACAAGTCAACAATATTTTCGCAGAAGTTGAAGGCTGGGCTGAAATCTCCCCTGAGCAAGTCCTAGACTTAAATCCAGATTACATCGTCACGACCAGTATGCCGGCTGATGGTTTTGACCCAATTGATGAGCTTTTAAATCGGACTGGCTGGCAGGATGTTACTGCTATTGACAGGCAACAGGTGTTCCAAGCGAACGCAGACGAATTTACCCGTCCAGGGCCCCGTCTTACGGACGCTATTGAAAGCTTATATCACTTTATTTATGAAGAGTAA
- a CDS encoding FecCD family ABC transporter permease has translation MKRLAFVWGFLLTFLVFSFCLYYGSVDLSLNDVWHGLQAVWHQAPITSTPAQIIYHIRLPRVLAASQVGISLALAGATMQALLRNPLADGSTLGISSAASLGAVLTIIIGFQSKNLPWRGTVIGAILFALLGFILIFTLAYRRDRRINNLTVILLGLILSMLTSSIMSLFMAFSQEKLERIVFWTMGSLSGSSYHDVALLCFANLVFGGIAMSKRRELDAFALGEEQAYHLGIDTERTRWLLFLSASGLIGCAVAVSGNIAFVGLIVPHACRIIIGPRNQRLLPVVIFAGANFLMLVDLLARTLISPRELPIGVITSIIGALLLGYLFLQRGSSHAKS, from the coding sequence ATGAAACGATTGGCTTTTGTTTGGGGATTTTTACTTACCTTTCTCGTTTTCAGCTTTTGCTTGTATTACGGTAGCGTTGATTTGTCTTTAAATGACGTCTGGCACGGTTTACAGGCTGTCTGGCACCAGGCACCCATCACAAGCACCCCGGCGCAAATCATTTACCATATCCGCTTGCCGCGGGTTCTGGCTGCTAGTCAAGTAGGTATTTCCTTAGCCCTCGCGGGAGCTACCATGCAGGCCTTGTTGCGCAATCCTTTAGCAGACGGATCGACCCTAGGGATTTCCAGCGCAGCTTCTTTAGGGGCAGTTCTCACTATCATTATCGGTTTTCAAAGTAAGAACCTACCTTGGAGAGGCACGGTGATTGGTGCAATTCTATTTGCCCTGCTAGGTTTTATCCTAATTTTTACGCTAGCCTACCGCCGGGATCGCCGGATTAACAATCTGACAGTCATCTTACTTGGACTCATCCTCTCCATGCTTACTTCGAGCATCATGAGTCTCTTCATGGCTTTCTCTCAAGAAAAGCTTGAGCGGATTGTCTTTTGGACCATGGGTTCACTCTCCGGAAGCTCCTATCATGATGTTGCTCTTCTATGCTTTGCCAATCTCGTATTTGGCGGAATAGCTATGAGCAAAAGACGGGAACTCGATGCCTTTGCCTTAGGCGAAGAGCAGGCCTATCATTTGGGAATTGATACAGAACGAACACGTTGGTTGCTTTTCCTCAGCGCTTCAGGTCTAATCGGTTGCGCGGTAGCCGTAAGTGGCAATATTGCCTTTGTCGGGCTCATTGTCCCTCATGCCTGTCGGATAATTATCGGCCCCCGTAATCAGCGTTTATTACCGGTTGTAATCTTTGCTGGAGCGAACTTTCTCATGCTCGTGGATTTACTCGCCCGTACCTTAATCAGTCCCCGGGAATTGCCCATTGGGGTAATTACGTCGATTATTGGTGCGCTCCTATTAGGCTATCTCTTCTTGCAAAGGGGGTCCAGCCATGCTAAAAGCTAA